Below is a window of Ischnura elegans chromosome 1, ioIscEleg1.1, whole genome shotgun sequence DNA.
CTTGGTAATTAATTGGCGTTCTCGCACGCGTCAATCCAATCGTTGTAAACGTCAACGGGCTCGCTGAGAATGTTAATGGTAGTTTGGAAGTCTTCTAGACAAACTCGGCAAGTAACTCTCGCAGTGTTCCGACACTTGTCCCTGaaaacacagaaaaataaaacgaaattagAGTAAGTCCCACAGTCGGAAAATATTAGAATATCTTATATACCCATAGTTTTTTACTACTAACATCTTCACTTCACACGATTTTTCGTGGTTACAGAACGGACAATTGAATTGCGTATCCAAAGGCTCGATGGCTTTCCTTTTTGGCGGAGGTTTGCGGTTGCTCTTGCGACGACCCATTCCGCTTCCTCAAAAAGTTGCGGGCTGAAAAATTGCTAGACACAAGTAGAAACAACCGGAAATTTCTCACTGCATTAAAAGACGGCTTCACAATAAACTTCGAAAGAGGAATGTACAAATATTCTTTCAGCCTTCGAATAACCTTCTTTCACAGTTTGTTGGTTTAAGATTTCGGATGTAGGGCTTCACCTGTTTCCTTGTCATTGATCATATAAGAGCAAGTGAGGTCCAATTCCATTCAGGAAAAAGAGGAGTGTTGTCGCTTCAGTGGGCTGTTTAAATGCTTGATTTATAAGGAAAGttggaattaaataattttatgacacagtataataattatttccttccaaatttgtcatatatacaaaaggaaatcaAGGTTTTGGTGGAGGGTTATACAGTAGCTCCACTACGgcattttatagcactttcaaagGGCTGTGTTCGTGTCGTGCCATCTACGGTTGCATAAGTTTTGAAAACAGTAGCCGTATGATATTCCATCACTTGGATCAATACCTAAGATTGAGGACGTTACGTCAGGTTgtcaatattttatgcaatttttgtcTTATATTTTGCCTTGTACGCGATAAAGTTTTGTGTTGAGGGGAAATGGCGACAAAAACAAGAAGTGAAACATGTTCTTACTAATATGAGATGTGTCATGGTGATAATGTAGTGAAATATGTGAGTTATACGACTTTTATGAGAATCATAACTTCATGCGTAGGCGTGCAGTCAGGAATACCAATCGAGAGTCTATTACACTGGTTTAACGGATTTCACTATGTCTAGTG
It encodes the following:
- the LOC124157116 gene encoding transcription elongation factor 1 homolog, encoding MGRRKSNRKPPPKRKAIEPLDTQFNCPFCNHEKSCEVKMDKCRNTARVTCRVCLEDFQTTINILSEPVDVYNDWIDACENAN